A region of the Primulina eburnea isolate SZY01 chromosome 7, ASM2296580v1, whole genome shotgun sequence genome:
GCAGATAGATCTGACCGGAAATGGCCACTGTTCAGACATGGAGGAAGGCTTACGGCGCTCTTAAAGACCGGACTACGGTCGGGCTTGCTCACGTGAATTCCGATTTTAAGGTTCCTTCGCTTTCTATTGCTTATCTCTTTGTTTATGAAGATGTGTGTGTAAGAAGGGGTTTTTGGTTTGCTATGTGTTTGATTTTGTGCTATGCTTGATGATTCGATTGTGGGTTTTGTTTTTCTTGTTGGGATTTTAGCGGGTTGAGGATTTTCTTGGCCCGGCGCACGGATTATTGGGTGATCGAGAAAAATATTCTGGATATTGATGAATTGGTTTATTGGGTTTGATGTTTATCTGTGTAAGTGCGTGCGAATGGTTTTGTGATTGTTTTTGTGTGATTTTGTGCCGAAAATTTAGTTTACTGTAAAAATTGTTTCAAAGTTTGGATGATCTGATGATTTTTTTTCCTGTTGCTGGCTAAAAATAGGATTTAGATGTGGCGGTTGTCAAGGCTACCAATCATGTGGAGTGTCCACCCAAAGAGAGACACCTCAGAAGTGAGTTTTCCCCCTTTTTCATTTATTCATGCTCTCAGATCcattaatatttatgtttagtGGGCTTTCTTGAGTCCTTTTTCTTCCTCTATTTATGGAGGATATACAATTTTATGGGATTGGTTTTTTACGGGTTTTGGAAACGATAGGAACTTCATGGATTGTGACATTTATATTTAGAAATCTTGTTCTTATTGGAATCAACTCTGTCAAACAGAATTTGACCGCGGAGATTTGTGTTGATTTTTTGTTTTCCGTGGGAGAGAACTGATGTTTTTATTTAGGGATTTGTTGTTATTTGGTTAAAAATGAGTGTACTTGAGATAATGCTTTTAGTATTTGGATGTTTCTTGCAGAAATTTTGGTTGCCACATCAGCAGTCCGGCCTAGGGCTGACGTTGCATACTGCATACATGCACTTTCGAGACGATTGGCAAAGACACGTAATTGGACGGTATTGATTCTTACAGGACATGCCTCATTTTAATGATGCTTCAATTTAGTCATGGCCTCCTTTTTGGGTTATGCTTTTCTGTTTTGTTCAGTCTTTCAAATGACTTTTGTGTAATTTTCTAAATTGATGGAGcgtcataatcatcatcatcattggaCAAGCTTGATTCCCAAGCTAATTGGGTTGGCTGCACACCTCTCTTCTCTGTTGTGCCCGGTTTACATATACAGagattggatattttatttgaatgcaCTGTGCCACATTCCCTCTTCTTATAATGACCTCTGCTGTAGCCCCTGATATACAATTTCATTCAAGAACGCCTGTTGTAAAACCCCTTCAGCAACCTGATGTGGAGTCAattttgatacaggagcataaGCTTAAAAAGTGCTTTGTTAAGAAGGATCGTTTTAGGTGTTGTTTTAGAGACAGAAGCAGGCTTATGCATGGATGAAATAGAGAAAAgagctatttttattttttttaaaagtttatgcTAAAACAGAGGTTTTAATTTATATTCTCTCGCCTGTTACTTATAAAAGCCTTTTTTTTCAAAGAAAGCCGAACCAAACTGGGGTAGAAGCTTCTACACGCAAACTCACTCTTaggatgcataaacatttattaTATTGCTTAGATGTCGTTAGCGGTTGAACCATGATTTGTCCTATCGTTGCCTCACGTTGATTAAACTAGATTGAATTGATCCTTTTAGGAGACTCAAATGTGAGTTTGTGCAAACATTTACCACTGTCGTGTATGTTTGAGTAAGAGATTCCTTTAAATTTCTCACTCAtaaagaaattataaatttttttggagGACTTGGTATCATGCTCTTGTTTAAGGTGCTTAAATATTATTTCCCATGAATCATAAGTGTTTTATTACTTTACTGATTATTGTCACACTTGAACGAATGGATTATATTTGAATTGAAATATTATAGTTGGTGTTGATCATGCTATCATACTTTTTCATGATTTCATTGTAATGTTATTTCTGTTTGCGTAGAACTTCATGAAATGATTTATAATATATGTAGTTGGATTAACATTCTTTGTTAAGAGACTTCATTAAAAGAAAGCACGCGAGGTGGTGGAAAACGATCCTTGGAGATGCCGATTGTTGactcatctttttttttttgggtttgtGTCACAGTatgtatttttttgttttcatgCACTAAAAATTCATTCGACCTCAGTTGGCTTCCTTGTACTACTCCATTTAACTCCGAGTATCACCGACCACAAACTTCTTATTCCTGGATCACTACTTACTAATTTACTGAACAATTATTTCCATTGCAAAAATTGGAACATCACAAGATAACTGGTAGTATATAATGAATCAGTGGGAATTTGCATCTcatatttttatgtctttttcTTTGGATAAATAACCAAATCTTTCCTATGGACGCTGGTTACGTCAGTCCTGATCTTCAAATCCCCTTTTCGAGTTTGTCAATAGATTTCATCTGAATTTTTGAACTCTTTTGATTGCTATATGTGATATTTTGTAACAAATACTCATGCAGTCTGTCAAAGATAGGTTGCTGGATTGGAGTTATTTATGGTTTCCACGTATTTCATTTTCATATGTTTTGTGATTATGGAGTCCCATCGTTCATTAGGATCtgcataacttaaaaattaagGATGAGATTATATATGCTCAATCGATATAACATTATTATTTGGACTCTGGATGACTGCTATATCTACCCTTTATTTTTGCTAGAAgctttgtttttaaaattttctctcttaAGATCTTGTTAATTCTGCATTTCACCAGTTTAATAAATCTGAAATCGGAATTTATTTTGTTAGTGTTAATTATGCATTTCACCAGTTTAATAAATCTGAAATAGGAATTTATTTTGTTACTTTCTATTCTTCATAGGTTGCATTGAAGACGCTAATAGTTATTCACCGAACATTGAGAGAAGGTGATCCCACGTTTAGGGAGGAGATCTTGAATTACCAACAGAGAGGACATGTCTTTCAAATGTCCAATTTCAAAGATGATTCAAGCCCAATTGGTAAGTTGCTACTGTTTATAACATCCCATTGGACTTCAAACATAATTTCTAACCCCGTGGAAGACAAATGCAATTATCTTAAAAGATCTGTTAAGTTATTACTGAAAAAGGTAAATAATAGTTATGGACAACTGCTTTTTCTACAGCTTGGGATTGCTCTGCCTGGGTACGAACATATGCACTCTTCTTGGAAGAACGACTTGAATGCTTTAGAATACTTAAGTATGACATTGAAGCTGAACGCCTTCCTAAACCTGCACAAGGCCAAGATAAGGTAATCAGTTTTATCAATGACATATGTATATTCACGCCTTTGTGTTTATAAGTGTTCTAATTGTGACAGCATGCAATTTAAACCGCAAGTCGGCTGGAATTTATTTGATGAATTTGTTTATCTTTTATCATGGCTATAACTGCAGCAATTTTAAACACAAAgaacaataaaacaaatttCTTAGTTCCACTGTTGTCGAAGTCATGTTTATGGTTTATATCTATGATTTTAATGACATTTTGGTTATCTTGTTACCAGGGTTACAGTAAAACTAGGGACTTGGACAGTGAAGAGCTTTTAGAGCAAATACCTGCTTTGCAGCAGCTGCTATATCGCCTTATTGGATGTCGGGTACTCCCTGAATTTTTTAATACCTTTTTCTTTGGCAAATTCATATGCATTGCATTATGGATTTTATTATCAATGTATGCAAATCCATTAATGTTTTAGTTTCTAATATGTAAAATCCCAAGCAAAAAATGAATTCAGGTAATTGTTATTTCTTTTACAGCCTGAAGGAGCAGCTGTAGGGAATTATGTAATTCAGTATGCCCTCGCGTTGGTATGTACTCTTTTGTCTCCTTCCATCATCAAAATGCGGATCTAAATGGATGTCGCTGTTGCTGAGATTAATTATCATGATTATTTAAGGATTGAGTTGAATTTTCAGGTTCTCAAAGAGAGCTTTAAAATATATTGCGCCATAAATGATGGGATAATCAATCTCGTTGACAAGGTGAAATGAATATAATGCCATTTTCACAAATTTGCGAataacaattattttatttgcttAAATCATATCAAAAAGTTTTTTCCTGTTATCTACTACCTTTTTCGTTTCAGTTTTTTGAGATGGCAAGACATGAAGCCATTAAAGCCCTTGAGATCTATAAAAGAGCTGGCCAGCAGGTACCTTTTTGCTCTACAGCATTcatttgacttttttttttccagTTGAAATTATTAAGCTATTTAGCAATTAGTGTATGAAGTTGAAGATTCCAGCTGAGTTCGTGGTGTGTTTATCTCATCATATAGGCAGGTAGTCTTTCTGATTTCTATGAAATCTGCAGAGGACTTGAACTTGCTAGAAATTTCCAGTTCCCGGTGTTGAGGGAGGTAAGCAGTCTGAAGAATTTGATGCTTAGATTTTTATTCAATCTCTTATAAGCTTCTCTAACAAGGTGATCTATTATTATGCTTCCCGTGTTTCCCAGCCTCCGCAGTCCTTTCTAGTGACCATGGAAGAGTATATAAAAGAAGCACCACGAATGGTTTCTGTTCCAAATGTAGCCTTGGTTAGTATACATGTATCCATTGAACATTCAATATACTGTTGACTCTGGTTGGACGAGTCCATTCAAATGCTAATTCATGGTCGTCCGACACCAGGATTATCCAGAGAGGCTCATGCTGACATATAAGCAAGATGATGCTCCTTCACCTTCTAAAAATTCTAAGGTTTTGGAAGAGGAACCAGAACCCCTGCCACCACCTTTAGATGATGCTACTATCTCTGTTTCGGAAGCTGTTCCTCCACCTCCAACCCTCTTGGAGACAGACGATTTACTGGTGACTTCTTCAGTACTTGTCTTTTCGTGGATCTTTGAGTAGAAAAAATTGCCGGTTAAAAATGTCTCTACATTCTTGTATGACTGCGTATGCGATACATCAATCTACACATGATAACTATAGCTTTTGGTGACGATAGAGACTTGGTTCTACAGCTAGTTGTAACTGGCTGGTATGTACACTCTGTTTCATTATCACTATCCTTTTTTACGAATGTATTATTTCAGGGGTTGCAGGTGAATGAGCAAAATGCATCTGTCATTGAAGAAAGCAATGCATTGGCTTTAGCTATTGTTCCAGCCGGTAAGTGTTGTGTACTGTTTTTAGTTTTTCTTTGGCATTTAGGGTTTGTCTGCATCTTTTATGATCTCACCTTATGGTTAATGGATAATGCTCTAGGAACGACACCTTTTGATTCTGATGCCACCCATGCAAAAGATTTCTCGGTTACTGGATGGGAACTTGCCCTTGTTAATACCCCCAGCACCAATTTATCTTCAGCGCAAGAGAGAAAATTGGTATGTCTTTGTGATTTTTGAATTTTGGTTGTCTGAAGGCTTTTTAAATCCCTTTTGTTACCCTTTAATACcatttttacttttttatttaTCCACGTGCTAAggcaaataataaaattgaagaCTACAATTGACCAATCTATAATGTTTAGCAGAATTTCTTTCTTCTGGCCCCATTTAATATTTCTAGCATATTTCGCAACTTTCGCAAATTAACAGCTAAACTGGACTAGCTAGGCGAGGGGCTTCAACTAGCCTGAACTATTTGTTGAAATTTGATTAAGGGAGGTCGGGGCTAAAGAATATTATGATCCTGTAATATTCTATCTGATGCTAAAGAACAGATGTATTCTAAAGCATTCGTCAGCAAGTATACTGACCATCTCTTTCATTCTCATTCTTACTTTACAAAAATGATAAACCGAAGTTGCTGGAGTAGCTCATCACCCATCCTCCTCCAATAAACATTTATCTTGTACATTACTTGCACGATCACTGAAGATACGTATTAGTAATTGATTCGTGGGCTTCTTTATGGCAGGCCGGTGGACTTGACTCACTTCTCCTCGACAGTTTATACGATGAAGGTGCATATAGAGCTTCTCAGCAACCAAGATACGGAGCTCCGGCCCCTAATCCATTTGAAGTCTCGGATCCATTTGCCATGTCCAATGGTGTTCCGGCGCCCCCATCTGTACACATGACTGGGATGACGCAACCTCAGAACCCCCTCTTTTCTCCTTTTcaaccggtatatccacagatCCAACAGCAACATAATTATATGACGAGCCCACAAAATCCTTTTGGGGATACGGGCTTTGGGACTTTCCCGGTCGCCAATGCCCCTCACCCTCAGTCAACCAATCCATTCGGGAATCCCGGGCTTTTGTGATGAAATTGGTGTTGGGTTGATTCTGGTTAGTGTATTTTGATACCATATTCGATATAGGCACTGGTTTGATGGTGTAAACTATGATGAATGATGTATCTTCAAAGAAAGTTTGTTTTTGGGTTTGAATCGCATATTTTTGTATGGAGTTGTAAAGTTGGCCATTCTGCAATTGTGGGATGTTATAATTTTCTTAAATTCGTTATTATTGTGGTCGATGTTTATATTATGTGAATATTAGTTAGTTTTCCGCATATAGTTTTTATGCTTTACAGTAATTTTGTCTAAAAATATTAGTGATTATATTGAAATCTTCAACTTTagaaatagttttttttttaattgtaattaattacaataaattattaaatataataatatttttttgttgtttatataaaatatatgttgttttttAATAACTTCTTGTAGGATCTAGATGGAGTGTAGTACCATCATTTTAACTAGTACAACGATGCACGCGTTGCGTGCTTGTATgatatgtttttataatttatttgatttatatttaaatgaggatcaaaatatatttataag
Encoded here:
- the LOC140837279 gene encoding putative clathrin assembly protein At2g01600, producing the protein MATVQTWRKAYGALKDRTTVGLAHVNSDFKDLDVAVVKATNHVECPPKERHLRKILVATSAVRPRADVAYCIHALSRRLAKTRNWTVALKTLIVIHRTLREGDPTFREEILNYQQRGHVFQMSNFKDDSSPIAWDCSAWVRTYALFLEERLECFRILKYDIEAERLPKPAQGQDKGYSKTRDLDSEELLEQIPALQQLLYRLIGCRPEGAAVGNYVIQYALALVLKESFKIYCAINDGIINLVDKFFEMARHEAIKALEIYKRAGQQAGSLSDFYEICRGLELARNFQFPVLREPPQSFLVTMEEYIKEAPRMVSVPNVALDYPERLMLTYKQDDAPSPSKNSKVLEEEPEPLPPPLDDATISVSEAVPPPPTLLETDDLLGLQVNEQNASVIEESNALALAIVPAGTTPFDSDATHAKDFSVTGWELALVNTPSTNLSSAQERKLAGGLDSLLLDSLYDEGAYRASQQPRYGAPAPNPFEVSDPFAMSNGVPAPPSVHMTGMTQPQNPLFSPFQPVYPQIQQQHNYMTSPQNPFGDTGFGTFPVANAPHPQSTNPFGNPGLL